A genomic region of Armatimonas rosea contains the following coding sequences:
- a CDS encoding carbohydrate ABC transporter permease — protein sequence MRGIRYAVLVALSLLFLAPFLFMLSTSLKTPEKIFTATMEWIPSPVVWKNYPDAIARFPFWRYVGNTLFICALTVLGTVLSSSLAAYAFARLRFKAREPLFFLMLATIMLPAQVTLLPTFLLFRALGWSGSWLPLIVPAFFGNPFSIFLLRQFFLTIPQELSDAARLDGCTDFGIFWRVLIPLARPALATVALFAFLGAWTDFQGPLIYLHDESQYTLALGLQSFLGRHESQWNLLMATSTVITVPLIIVFLLVQKTFVKGIVLSGLKG from the coding sequence ATGAGAGGTATTCGCTACGCGGTACTGGTCGCGCTCAGCCTGCTCTTTCTCGCGCCGTTCTTGTTTATGCTGAGCACCTCGCTCAAGACCCCCGAGAAGATCTTCACCGCGACCATGGAGTGGATCCCCAGCCCCGTGGTCTGGAAGAACTACCCCGATGCCATCGCGCGCTTCCCGTTCTGGCGCTATGTCGGCAACACACTGTTTATCTGTGCCCTGACCGTCCTCGGAACCGTGCTGTCGTCGTCGCTGGCCGCCTATGCCTTTGCGCGCCTGCGCTTCAAGGCCCGCGAGCCGCTGTTTTTCCTGATGCTGGCCACCATCATGCTCCCCGCTCAGGTGACTCTCCTCCCCACCTTCCTGCTCTTCCGTGCCCTCGGCTGGTCGGGCTCCTGGCTCCCGCTGATCGTCCCCGCGTTCTTTGGCAACCCGTTCTCGATCTTTCTGCTGCGCCAGTTCTTCCTCACGATCCCCCAGGAGCTCTCCGATGCCGCGCGCCTCGATGGTTGCACCGACTTTGGCATCTTCTGGCGCGTCCTGATCCCACTCGCACGGCCCGCACTGGCAACAGTCGCTCTCTTCGCCTTCCTCGGTGCCTGGACCGACTTCCAAGGCCCGCTGATCTACCTCCACGACGAGAGCCAGTACACGCTGGCACTCGGCTTGCAGTCGTTTCTCGGTCGCCACGAGAGCCAATGGAACCTGCTCATGGCCACCTCAACCGTCATCACCGTCCCCTTAATCATCGTCTTCCTGCTTGTCCAGAAGACCTTTGTCAAGGGAATTGTTCTCAGTGGATTGAAAGGATAG
- a CDS encoding ABC transporter permease subunit, protein MGESRTALLFLAPWLLGLVLFTVGPILVTLFLSFTDYRVLSPPRWVGLDNYKELFTDTETFWPSLGNTAFLFLELPLSLVVGLALALLLNQKLKGMALFRTIFYLPSLVPTVASALLWLWLLNPEHGLINEALRALHLPAPTWLASPLWSKPAIILMDLWGVGGSMVIYLAALQGVPQDYYEAAELDGANGWQRLRHITLPSLSPVIFFNLILGVIGTFQYFTQTFLMTKGGPDKSTLFYALSLYQNAFEFFRMGLACAMAWVLFVLTIGATWLVFKSSARWVYYEGEKG, encoded by the coding sequence GTGGGCGAGTCCCGCACGGCGCTCCTCTTTCTCGCCCCCTGGCTCCTCGGGCTGGTGCTCTTTACGGTCGGGCCGATCTTGGTGACCCTCTTTCTGAGCTTCACCGACTACCGAGTCCTCTCCCCACCACGCTGGGTGGGCCTCGACAACTACAAAGAGCTCTTCACCGACACCGAGACCTTCTGGCCATCGCTGGGCAACACGGCCTTTCTCTTTCTGGAGCTGCCGCTCTCGCTGGTGGTCGGGTTGGCGCTGGCGCTCCTGCTCAACCAGAAGCTCAAGGGCATGGCGCTCTTTCGGACAATTTTCTACCTGCCATCGCTCGTGCCGACTGTCGCCAGTGCGCTCCTCTGGCTCTGGCTCCTCAACCCCGAGCACGGCCTGATCAACGAGGCGCTCCGTGCACTCCACCTGCCTGCTCCAACCTGGCTGGCATCGCCGCTCTGGTCCAAGCCCGCGATCATCCTCATGGACCTCTGGGGGGTCGGGGGAAGCATGGTGATCTACCTGGCTGCGCTCCAAGGGGTGCCCCAAGACTACTACGAGGCAGCGGAGCTCGACGGGGCCAATGGCTGGCAGCGCCTCCGCCACATCACCCTGCCCTCGCTCTCGCCAGTGATCTTCTTCAACCTGATTCTAGGGGTGATCGGGACGTTTCAGTACTTCACCCAGACCTTCCTGATGACCAAGGGCGGGCCGGACAAATCGACCCTGTTCTATGCGCTCTCCCTCTACCAGAATGCCTTCGAGTTCTTCCGCATGGGCCTTGCCTGCGCGATGGCCTGGGTGCTCTTCGTCCTGACCATCGGGGCGACCTGGCTGGTCTTTAAGAGCTCCGCCCGCTGGGTCTACTACGAAGGAGAGAAAGGATGA